A window of the Lysinibacillus irui genome harbors these coding sequences:
- the cotE gene encoding outer spore coat protein CotE — MFTQWALPAYDGVKRVEGGIALKRLRQIVTKAVVAKGKKRTEERVTLSPTNKPTSILGCWVINHTCSAKRVGKFVEVTGKFDVNVWYAYSNHSKTAVFSETVHYKDKVKLHYREGEISVGEDVRVRVLQEPNCIEAVISPCGTKFEIVVEREVVVEVMGETTICISVHPLDYEEDWNFNDESSSSSSSSSSSSSSSSSSSDGEGRYVLESSSFPDERPR, encoded by the coding sequence ATGTTCACCCAATGGGCGCTACCTGCATATGATGGAGTGAAAAGAGTCGAAGGAGGAATTGCGCTGAAACGTTTACGACAAATCGTGACGAAAGCAGTAGTTGCCAAAGGGAAGAAGAGAACGGAAGAACGTGTCACATTATCACCAACAAATAAACCGACAAGTATTTTAGGATGCTGGGTTATCAATCATACGTGCTCTGCAAAAAGAGTCGGGAAATTTGTTGAAGTAACAGGGAAATTTGATGTCAATGTATGGTATGCGTATAGTAACCATTCGAAGACAGCTGTGTTTTCCGAAACAGTTCACTATAAAGACAAAGTGAAGCTTCACTACCGAGAAGGCGAGATTAGCGTTGGTGAGGATGTTCGAGTACGGGTGTTACAAGAACCAAATTGTATTGAAGCGGTCATCTCTCCATGTGGTACAAAGTTTGAAATTGTAGTAGAACGTGAAGTAGTAGTTGAAGTAATGGGTGAAACAACAATTTGTATTAGTGTCCATCCATTAGACTATGAGGAAGATTGGAACTTTAATGATGAAAGCTCATCATCATCGTCATCAAGCTCAAGCTCAAGTTCAAGCTCATCTTCGAGCTCTGATGGTGAAGGTAGGTATGTGTTAGAGTCTTCATCGTTTCCTGATGAACGACCAAGATAA
- the miaB gene encoding tRNA (N6-isopentenyl adenosine(37)-C2)-methylthiotransferase MiaB, giving the protein MNEEQRLANQQVNQPKKEDKPEKDYSKYFERVFTAPSLKDAKKRGKEDVKYHKDFSIAEEFAGMGKDRTFYIRTYGCQMNEHDTEVMAGIFMQLGYTPTEAIKEADVVLLNTCAIRENAENKVFGELGFLLKYKRKNPEMLIGVCGCMSQEESVVNKILRSYPHVDMVFGTHNIHRLPNILKEAYMSKEMVVEVWSKEGDVIENLPKKRLGSIKAWVNIMYGCDKFCTYCIVPYTRGKERSRRPEEIIAEVRDLAAAGYKEIMLLGQNVNAYGKDFEDIDYRLGDLMDELRKIDIPRIRFTTSHPRDFDDHLIEVLAKRGNLVEHIHLPVQSGSNEVLKIMARKYTREHFLGLVDKIKAAIPEVTLTTDIIVGYPNETEEQFEETLSLYREVGFEAAFTYIYSPREGTPAAKMIDNVPEEVKKERLQRLNEVVGEYSRKALERLKGEIVEVLVEGTSKKRDDVLAGYTRKNRLVNFKAPAEVIGQLVKVKIIEATSYSLTGEFVEVVKNEKVEA; this is encoded by the coding sequence ATGAATGAGGAACAACGCTTAGCTAATCAACAGGTCAATCAACCAAAAAAAGAAGACAAGCCTGAAAAGGATTATAGTAAATATTTTGAGAGGGTCTTTACAGCTCCTTCCTTAAAAGATGCTAAAAAACGTGGAAAAGAAGATGTTAAATACCATAAGGATTTCAGCATTGCCGAGGAATTTGCAGGCATGGGTAAAGATCGTACTTTCTACATTCGTACTTATGGCTGCCAAATGAATGAGCATGATACAGAAGTAATGGCCGGGATTTTTATGCAGCTTGGCTACACACCAACAGAGGCGATTAAAGAGGCTGACGTTGTCTTACTGAATACATGTGCTATTCGTGAAAATGCAGAAAATAAAGTATTTGGAGAACTAGGTTTCCTACTAAAATATAAACGTAAAAACCCAGAAATGCTGATTGGGGTTTGTGGCTGTATGTCGCAAGAGGAATCGGTTGTCAACAAAATTTTAAGAAGCTATCCACACGTCGATATGGTATTTGGTACGCACAATATTCATCGTTTACCAAACATACTTAAAGAAGCCTATATGTCGAAGGAAATGGTTGTAGAGGTTTGGTCAAAAGAAGGCGATGTCATTGAAAATCTGCCGAAAAAGCGACTTGGTTCTATTAAAGCTTGGGTTAATATTATGTACGGTTGCGATAAATTCTGTACGTATTGTATCGTTCCCTACACACGTGGTAAAGAACGTAGTCGACGTCCAGAAGAAATCATTGCTGAAGTTCGTGATTTAGCGGCTGCAGGCTATAAAGAAATTATGCTTCTGGGGCAAAATGTCAACGCTTACGGGAAGGATTTTGAAGATATCGATTATCGCCTCGGTGATTTGATGGATGAATTAAGAAAGATCGATATCCCACGTATCCGTTTTACAACAAGTCATCCGCGTGATTTCGATGACCATTTAATCGAAGTGCTTGCAAAACGCGGGAACTTAGTGGAACATATTCATTTACCTGTACAATCTGGGTCTAATGAAGTTCTAAAAATTATGGCTCGTAAATATACACGTGAGCATTTCCTTGGATTAGTAGACAAAATTAAAGCCGCAATACCTGAAGTTACCTTAACGACAGATATTATTGTTGGCTACCCAAATGAAACAGAGGAGCAATTCGAGGAAACATTGTCGTTATATCGTGAAGTGGGCTTTGAGGCAGCATTTACGTATATTTATTCTCCTCGTGAGGGAACACCAGCGGCTAAAATGATTGACAATGTACCCGAAGAGGTCAAAAAAGAGCGCCTTCAACGTTTAAATGAAGTAGTGGGTGAATACTCTCGCAAAGCATTGGAACGATTAAAAGGTGAGATAGTCGAAGTTCTAGTTGAAGGTACAAGTAAAAAACGCGATGATGTCTTAGCTGGCTATACGCGAAAAAATCGTCTGGTTAACTTTAAAGCGCCAGCTGAAGTAATTGGTCAATTAGTAAAAGTTAAAATAATAGAGGCTACCTCTTATTCGCTTACTGGTGAATTTGTAGAAGTCGTAAAAAATGAAAAGGTGGAAGCGTAA
- the glpK gene encoding glycerol kinase GlpK, producing MGEFILAIDQGTTSSRAILFNKKGEIVHVAQKEFQQIFPKAGWVEHNANEIWGSILSVIAAVLTESGHEASEVHAIGITNQRETTVVWDKQSGQPIYNAIVWQSRQTQDIVNTLKEQGHEELFQQKTGLRLDAYFSATKIKWILDNVEGARELADNGDLLFGTIDSWIVWRLSKGKAHITDYSNAARTMLYNIHKLQWDEELCKLLDIPMSMLPEVKNSSEIYTETAPSIFFGEKIPIAGIAGDQQAALFGQTCFTKGMAKNTYGTGCFMLVNTGQQAVTSENGLLTTIAWGIDGKVTYALEGSVFVAGSAIQWLRDGLRMIRTAEDSETYATKVDDTDGVYVVPAFVGLGTPYWDTDARGAIFGLTRGTSKEHFIRATLESLAYQTKDVLDAMEEAAGTPIEVLRVDGGAVKNQFLMQFQSDILQLHVELAKLNESTALGAAYLAGLATSFWPNQEALSALWMSGQTYQPQMDEEQATALYTGWQKAVEATRIFKS from the coding sequence ATGGGCGAATTTATTTTAGCGATTGATCAAGGAACGACAAGTTCAAGAGCCATTTTATTTAATAAAAAGGGTGAAATTGTTCATGTAGCACAAAAAGAATTTCAACAAATTTTCCCGAAGGCTGGGTGGGTAGAGCATAATGCAAATGAGATTTGGGGTTCTATCTTATCTGTTATCGCCGCTGTATTAACTGAAAGTGGACATGAAGCAAGTGAAGTCCATGCAATTGGCATTACCAATCAGCGGGAAACAACGGTTGTCTGGGATAAACAATCAGGTCAGCCAATTTACAACGCTATTGTCTGGCAATCACGCCAAACACAGGATATTGTGAATACGTTAAAAGAACAAGGACATGAAGAACTATTTCAGCAAAAAACAGGATTACGTTTAGATGCTTATTTTTCAGCCACAAAAATAAAATGGATTTTAGACAATGTGGAGGGTGCACGTGAACTCGCTGACAATGGAGACTTGCTATTTGGAACGATTGATTCTTGGATTGTTTGGCGATTATCAAAGGGAAAGGCCCATATTACGGATTATTCAAATGCAGCACGAACAATGCTTTATAATATTCATAAATTGCAATGGGATGAGGAACTTTGCAAGCTGTTAGATATCCCTATGTCCATGCTCCCTGAAGTGAAAAATTCATCAGAAATTTACACAGAAACTGCTCCAAGTATTTTCTTTGGTGAAAAAATTCCAATTGCTGGTATTGCAGGTGATCAACAGGCAGCTCTATTTGGGCAAACTTGTTTTACCAAAGGAATGGCCAAAAACACGTACGGCACAGGCTGTTTTATGTTAGTAAATACGGGACAGCAGGCGGTAACATCTGAGAATGGATTATTGACAACCATTGCATGGGGAATAGATGGGAAAGTGACTTACGCATTAGAGGGTAGTGTTTTTGTAGCTGGGTCAGCTATCCAATGGCTACGGGATGGACTACGAATGATACGCACCGCCGAAGATTCTGAAACCTATGCTACAAAAGTAGATGATACGGACGGTGTCTACGTTGTACCCGCCTTTGTGGGACTAGGTACTCCTTATTGGGATACAGATGCTCGTGGTGCCATTTTTGGCTTAACACGAGGAACGTCTAAAGAACATTTTATCAGGGCAACACTTGAATCACTAGCTTATCAAACGAAGGATGTACTAGATGCGATGGAGGAAGCGGCTGGCACACCAATTGAAGTGCTGCGTGTAGATGGTGGGGCCGTCAAAAATCAATTTTTAATGCAGTTCCAAAGTGATATTTTACAGCTCCATGTAGAGCTAGCAAAGCTCAATGAATCAACAGCACTAGGCGCGGCCTATTTAGCAGGGCTTGCTACTAGCTTCTGGCCAAACCAAGAGGCTTTATCGGCATTATGGATGAGTGGTCAAACCTACCAACCACAAATGGATGAAGAACAAGCCACAGCTCTTTACACAGGCTGGCAAAAGGCTGTAGAAGCTACACGAATTTTTAAATCATAG
- the mutL gene encoding DNA mismatch repair endonuclease MutL, protein MGNIQIMDEWLSNKIAAGEVVERPASVVKELVENAIDAGSTSIDVFLLEAGLTSIQVIDNGGGMDEEDALMSFSRHATSKIHQEHDLFRIRTLGFRGEALASIASVSKMTLITSNGESGTHLELEGGHILTHKPGPLRKGTDLTVSQLFFNTPARLKYMKTIQTELGHTIDLMNRLALSNPQIAFRLLHNGQQLLQTNGRGDVQQVLAAIYGIHNAKKMVSFQGESHDYRIFGFVTLPEVTRASKNYMSLFVNGRWVKHYLVQKAIVDAYHTYLPIERFPIVVLYIEGDPYLTDVNVHPAKHQIRLSKEPELLKLIEETIREKIRSVIRVPQMEKKEKSVKPVTEQLNIWKPAPKIDVEKMNAIVEKLYDVQTIQENNQQSVEPEPIPDVVGDKDNWQPAPQIETNEVEEVSIVEQQEVLEDEPTKEPFPELEVVGQIHGTYIVAQMEDGFYLIDQHAAQERIKYEFFREKVGQVNPHERQALLLPLTFHYAADEALILREHKQELEAVGVFLEEFGQSSFVVREHPSWFPQGDEQEIIEDLIEQVLTTKKADVKKLREAAAIMMSCKKSIKANHFLTKEQMETLLRDLRNADNPFTCPHGRPVLIHFTSYEVEKMFKRVM, encoded by the coding sequence GTGGGAAACATACAAATTATGGACGAGTGGCTATCCAATAAAATCGCAGCAGGAGAAGTGGTAGAAAGGCCAGCTTCTGTTGTCAAAGAGTTAGTTGAAAATGCTATTGATGCTGGAAGTACGTCCATTGATGTGTTTTTACTAGAAGCGGGTCTTACTTCTATTCAGGTAATTGATAATGGTGGCGGTATGGATGAAGAGGATGCCTTAATGTCATTCTCTCGCCATGCTACTAGTAAAATTCATCAGGAACATGATTTATTCCGTATTCGTACATTGGGGTTCCGTGGAGAAGCATTGGCATCGATTGCTTCTGTTTCTAAAATGACATTAATTACATCGAATGGGGAATCTGGAACACATTTAGAGCTTGAAGGGGGACATATTCTAACACATAAGCCTGGTCCCTTACGTAAAGGAACGGATTTAACAGTTTCACAGCTCTTCTTTAACACACCCGCTCGCTTAAAATATATGAAAACTATTCAAACTGAACTAGGGCATACAATAGACTTGATGAATCGCCTCGCGCTTAGTAATCCTCAAATTGCGTTCAGATTACTGCATAATGGTCAACAATTATTGCAAACGAATGGACGAGGAGATGTGCAACAAGTTCTTGCTGCTATCTATGGTATACATAATGCCAAGAAAATGGTGTCGTTCCAGGGAGAGTCACATGACTATCGAATTTTTGGCTTTGTAACCTTGCCAGAGGTAACACGTGCATCTAAAAATTATATGTCCTTATTTGTTAATGGTCGCTGGGTTAAGCATTATTTAGTACAAAAAGCAATTGTAGATGCCTACCATACGTATTTACCTATCGAGCGTTTTCCAATCGTTGTCCTCTACATTGAAGGTGATCCATATTTAACAGATGTCAATGTGCATCCTGCGAAGCATCAGATTCGTTTAAGTAAAGAGCCAGAGCTTTTGAAATTAATAGAAGAAACCATTCGAGAAAAAATTCGCAGTGTTATTCGCGTTCCACAAATGGAGAAGAAGGAAAAAAGCGTCAAACCTGTGACGGAGCAATTAAATATTTGGAAACCTGCGCCCAAGATAGATGTTGAGAAGATGAATGCAATCGTAGAAAAACTGTACGATGTACAAACTATTCAAGAAAATAATCAACAGTCAGTTGAGCCAGAGCCTATTCCTGATGTTGTGGGGGATAAGGATAATTGGCAGCCAGCCCCTCAAATAGAGACTAATGAGGTTGAAGAGGTAAGCATTGTAGAACAACAAGAAGTATTAGAGGATGAGCCAACGAAAGAACCGTTTCCCGAACTGGAAGTAGTAGGACAAATCCATGGCACATACATTGTTGCACAAATGGAGGATGGTTTTTATTTAATTGATCAGCATGCTGCACAAGAACGGATTAAATATGAGTTTTTCCGTGAAAAGGTTGGTCAGGTCAATCCACATGAACGTCAGGCATTACTGCTCCCACTAACATTCCACTATGCTGCCGATGAGGCACTTATTTTACGAGAACATAAGCAAGAGTTAGAAGCTGTAGGTGTATTTTTAGAGGAATTTGGACAGTCATCTTTCGTTGTCCGTGAGCACCCAAGTTGGTTCCCACAAGGGGATGAACAGGAAATCATCGAGGATTTAATTGAACAAGTGCTGACAACGAAAAAGGCTGATGTCAAAAAGTTACGTGAAGCAGCAGCCATCATGATGAGCTGTAAAAAATCGATTAAAGCCAATCATTTTCTAACAAAAGAACAAATGGAAACATTGCTGCGAGATTTACGCAATGCAGATAATCCATTTACATGCCCACATGGACGTCCAGTGCTTATTCACTTTACATCGTATGAAGTGGAAAAAATGTTCAAACGGGTAATGTAG
- a CDS encoding RicAFT regulatory complex protein RicA family protein, with protein sequence MTQVLYTKEDLIKKSHEIAHMIANTPEVEFFKKAEAQINENQQVRERIASLKSLQKQAVNFQHLGKEKALKMIEDKIAKIEEEINDIPVVQQFKESQGDVNDLLQLVSNTIANNVTNEIIRSTGGDVLRGETGSYVENSQPGSCS encoded by the coding sequence ATGACACAAGTCTTATATACAAAAGAAGATTTAATTAAAAAATCACATGAAATTGCACATATGATTGCGAATACGCCAGAGGTTGAATTCTTTAAAAAGGCAGAGGCACAAATTAATGAAAATCAACAAGTACGTGAACGTATTGCAAGTTTAAAAAGCTTACAAAAACAAGCTGTTAATTTCCAACACTTAGGAAAAGAAAAAGCATTGAAAATGATTGAAGATAAAATCGCTAAAATTGAAGAAGAAATTAATGACATCCCAGTTGTGCAACAATTTAAAGAATCACAAGGCGATGTGAACGATTTATTGCAACTTGTTTCGAATACAATTGCTAATAATGTAACAAATGAAATTATTCGCTCAACAGGTGGCGATGTACTTCGCGGTGAAACAGGTTCATACGTAGAAAACTCTCAGCCAGGTAGCTGTTCTTAA
- a CDS encoding glycerol-3-phosphate dehydrogenase/oxidase, with translation MFSYEHRPKILYYLEHYSFDVLVIGGGITGAGIALDAASRGLSVALIEMQDFSAGTSSRSTKLIHGGLRYLKQFDVGVVAEVGREREIVYDNAVHVTTPEKMLLPLYKKGSLGPFTTSLALKVYDRLAGVKKHERRTMLNAQETLALEPLLNQDGLVGGGYYVEYRTDDARLTIEVLKKAAEYGALCLNYAEMKEFIYEKKKLVGIKVEDHLTGRILDVHAAQIVNATGPWVDEVRQKDKVADNKQLRLTKGVHIVLKQKDFPLKQAVYFDIADGRMAFAIPRDGKTYVGTTDTVFEGDPVHPIATQQDVDYLIDAAKRVFPTATITRETIESTWAGVRPLIYEKGKDPSEISRKDEIWTAPSGLMTIAGGKLTGYRQMAETIVDKIVKVRRYKHASECLTRELSLSGAKGINAINFPDYIAYKAREGVQYGLNYDEAKQLVQKYGTNVDALFDRVKYLHEHGSTMPLALHAMLLYGIEAEMVYTPSDFFIRRTGLLYFDIEAVKLYKQQVVQVMQQHLNYTEEQKNTYIAELDQAIMDATNFVNEGE, from the coding sequence ATGTTTTCATATGAGCATCGTCCAAAAATTTTATATTATCTTGAGCACTATAGCTTTGACGTATTAGTCATTGGTGGAGGGATAACAGGTGCAGGTATTGCATTAGATGCTGCATCGAGAGGACTTTCAGTTGCATTAATAGAAATGCAGGATTTTTCAGCCGGTACCTCTAGCCGTTCAACAAAACTTATTCACGGCGGTTTACGTTATTTAAAGCAATTTGATGTGGGTGTCGTAGCAGAAGTGGGACGTGAGCGTGAGATTGTGTATGATAATGCGGTTCATGTAACAACGCCTGAAAAAATGCTCTTACCTTTATATAAAAAGGGCTCGCTCGGTCCTTTCACAACATCTCTAGCATTAAAGGTATATGACAGATTAGCAGGTGTAAAAAAACATGAACGAAGAACGATGTTAAACGCTCAAGAAACACTAGCATTAGAGCCATTACTCAATCAAGATGGACTTGTTGGTGGCGGCTATTATGTTGAATATCGAACGGATGATGCACGTCTGACGATTGAGGTATTAAAGAAGGCTGCTGAATATGGTGCACTGTGTCTTAATTATGCAGAAATGAAGGAATTTATTTACGAAAAGAAAAAGCTTGTTGGCATTAAGGTGGAGGATCATTTAACGGGGAGAATACTCGATGTTCATGCTGCACAAATTGTCAATGCTACAGGGCCTTGGGTAGATGAAGTGCGACAAAAAGATAAAGTAGCTGATAACAAGCAATTACGATTAACAAAGGGTGTTCATATTGTCCTAAAACAAAAGGACTTTCCACTGAAGCAAGCTGTTTATTTTGATATTGCCGATGGGCGTATGGCCTTTGCCATTCCACGAGATGGCAAAACCTATGTAGGGACAACTGATACTGTCTTTGAAGGTGATCCTGTACATCCTATTGCAACCCAGCAAGATGTGGATTATTTAATTGATGCAGCTAAACGTGTTTTTCCAACAGCTACAATTACTAGAGAAACAATTGAATCCACTTGGGCAGGAGTACGCCCACTAATTTATGAAAAAGGAAAGGACCCTTCTGAAATTTCAAGAAAAGATGAAATTTGGACGGCACCAAGTGGTTTAATGACGATTGCAGGTGGAAAACTCACAGGTTATCGTCAAATGGCAGAGACAATTGTAGATAAAATTGTTAAGGTTCGTCGTTATAAGCATGCGAGTGAATGTTTAACTCGTGAGCTATCACTCTCGGGTGCAAAGGGAATAAACGCTATTAATTTCCCTGACTATATAGCCTATAAAGCACGAGAAGGTGTCCAATATGGCTTGAATTATGATGAAGCCAAACAGCTTGTACAAAAGTATGGTACGAATGTTGATGCGTTATTTGATCGTGTGAAATATTTACATGAACATGGCAGTACAATGCCTTTAGCCTTACATGCCATGCTATTGTATGGCATTGAAGCAGAAATGGTCTATACACCGAGCGACTTCTTTATTCGTCGTACTGGCTTGTTATACTTTGATATTGAAGCAGTGAAGCTCTATAAGCAACAAGTGGTTCAAGTAATGCAACAACACTTGAATTATACGGAAGAACAAAAAAATACTTATATAGCTGAATTAGATCAAGCTATCATGGATGCGACAAATTTTGTAAATGAAGGGGAGTAA
- the mutS gene encoding DNA mismatch repair protein MutS, which yields MTTYTPMMQQYLQVKEDYKDAFLFFRLGDFYEMFFEDAINASQILEITLTSRDAGAKERIPMCGVPHHSAKNYIETLVQKGYKVAICEQTEDPKQAKGVVKREVVQLITPGTIMEGKALDGKSNHFIGAAEQLDDTTFGYAYLDLSTGEAVASSIEGDGKALLMQMQAYGIRELIVTDSLQLLLAEHAVNAGIVLSVETNEMPIDQAASYLEAVPQPLQIACLRLLAYIDQTQMRSLSHIQAFTFNEIKNYLRIDSSSKRNLELIQSIRGGDQKGTLLWLLDDTVTAMGGRKLKQWLHQPLATRSAIEARLEIVTDLLEAYFVRTELQTALKQVYDLERLAGRVAFGNVGGRDLAQLRDSLRQVPTIQQQLLDADKETLHRLGLALDTCTDVEALLAKAITDNPPITIKEGDVIRDGFNERLDELRYAARNGKDWIAQLEQEERMKTGIKNLKIGYNRIFGYYIEITKSNIHLADLTRYERKQTLANAERYITQELKEKEALILNAEEESLTLEYNLFVEIRDALKAYIPRVQALAASISELDVLLSFASVSEKYRFTKPEFHGGRALEIIEGRHPVVEKMLNKQMYVPNDCVLEEQNNMMLITGPNMSGKSTYMRQVALIVVMAQMGCYVPAEKAKLPITDQIFTRIGAADDLAAGQSTFMVEMLESQHAIMHATKNSLMLFDEIGRGTSTYDGMSLAQSMMEYIHDKIGANTLFSTHYHELTALEKDLPRLQNVHVSATEKNGTVVFLHKVKKGAADKSYGIHVAQLAQLPEEILARARVLLENFEAGKEVVAEKQEIAEQPVQMSLFAEEESILPAEAEVLKKLEKVNILGTSPMQAMNILYELQQELINAKK from the coding sequence ATGACAACATATACACCAATGATGCAACAGTATCTACAGGTTAAAGAAGATTACAAAGATGCCTTTTTATTTTTTAGATTAGGCGACTTTTATGAAATGTTTTTTGAGGATGCCATTAATGCCTCACAAATTTTAGAAATTACATTAACGAGCCGAGATGCAGGGGCAAAAGAGCGAATACCCATGTGTGGGGTGCCTCATCACTCGGCTAAAAATTATATTGAAACACTTGTACAAAAAGGGTATAAAGTGGCGATTTGTGAACAAACAGAAGATCCAAAGCAAGCAAAAGGTGTGGTAAAACGGGAGGTCGTTCAATTGATCACACCAGGTACCATTATGGAAGGTAAGGCGCTTGACGGTAAATCTAACCATTTTATTGGAGCAGCAGAGCAATTGGATGACACAACTTTTGGCTATGCTTATTTAGATTTATCAACAGGCGAAGCAGTTGCTTCTTCTATAGAAGGCGATGGAAAAGCTCTTTTAATGCAAATGCAAGCTTACGGCATTCGGGAGCTTATTGTGACTGATAGTTTACAACTATTGTTAGCAGAGCATGCCGTCAATGCGGGAATTGTGCTTTCAGTTGAAACTAATGAAATGCCGATCGATCAAGCAGCAAGCTATTTAGAAGCGGTCCCACAACCATTACAAATTGCATGTCTGCGTTTGTTAGCTTATATTGACCAAACACAAATGCGTTCCTTATCACATATTCAAGCATTCACATTTAATGAAATAAAAAATTATTTACGAATTGATTCTAGTTCTAAACGAAATTTAGAGCTGATTCAATCGATTCGTGGCGGAGACCAGAAAGGGACACTTTTATGGCTGCTTGATGATACTGTAACGGCGATGGGTGGGCGTAAATTAAAGCAATGGCTTCATCAACCACTTGCCACTCGATCAGCTATAGAAGCAAGATTAGAGATTGTAACCGATTTATTGGAAGCATATTTTGTGCGAACAGAGCTGCAAACAGCCTTAAAACAAGTATATGATTTAGAACGCTTGGCCGGTCGTGTTGCTTTTGGTAATGTGGGTGGACGTGATTTAGCTCAATTGCGTGATTCACTACGCCAGGTACCAACCATCCAGCAACAATTGCTGGATGCAGACAAGGAAACGCTTCACCGATTGGGTCTAGCACTCGATACATGTACAGATGTTGAGGCACTGTTAGCAAAGGCAATCACAGATAATCCGCCTATTACCATTAAAGAAGGAGACGTCATCCGTGATGGCTTTAATGAACGACTAGATGAGCTTCGCTATGCTGCTCGTAATGGCAAGGATTGGATTGCTCAGCTTGAACAAGAAGAGCGGATGAAAACGGGTATTAAGAATTTAAAAATAGGCTATAATCGAATTTTTGGTTACTATATTGAAATTACAAAATCCAATATCCATTTAGCGGATTTAACTCGCTATGAGCGTAAACAAACACTAGCTAATGCAGAGCGCTATATTACCCAAGAGCTAAAAGAAAAAGAGGCGTTAATTTTAAATGCTGAGGAAGAAAGCTTAACTTTAGAGTACAATCTGTTTGTGGAAATTCGAGATGCATTAAAAGCATATATTCCCCGTGTCCAAGCACTCGCAGCAAGCATTAGCGAGCTAGATGTTTTACTAAGCTTTGCAAGTGTTTCAGAAAAGTATCGTTTTACGAAACCAGAATTTCATGGTGGACGTGCCTTAGAAATTATCGAAGGCAGACATCCCGTTGTTGAAAAAATGTTAAATAAACAAATGTATGTACCAAATGATTGTGTGTTAGAAGAGCAGAACAATATGATGCTCATTACAGGGCCAAATATGTCTGGTAAAAGTACCTACATGCGTCAAGTTGCCTTGATTGTTGTGATGGCGCAAATGGGCTGCTATGTACCTGCTGAAAAAGCGAAGCTACCGATTACCGATCAAATTTTTACTCGAATTGGGGCGGCTGATGATTTAGCAGCAGGACAATCCACATTTATGGTCGAGATGCTTGAATCCCAGCATGCCATTATGCACGCAACGAAAAATAGCCTGATGCTATTTGATGAAATTGGGCGTGGAACATCGACGTATGATGGTATGAGTTTGGCCCAGTCAATGATGGAATATATTCATGACAAAATCGGAGCCAATACGTTATTTTCTACGCATTATCATGAGTTAACAGCACTTGAAAAGGATTTACCTCGTTTACAAAATGTACATGTCTCAGCCACAGAAAAAAATGGGACGGTTGTCTTTTTGCATAAGGTAAAAAAAGGAGCTGCTGATAAATCCTACGGTATTCATGTGGCGCAGCTTGCGCAATTACCAGAGGAAATTTTAGCGAGGGCACGTGTATTGCTAGAGAATTTTGAAGCAGGTAAAGAAGTAGTAGCCGAAAAACAGGAAATAGCCGAACAACCCGTGCAAATGTCCTTATTTGCTGAGGAGGAATCAATTTTGCCAGCTGAGGCAGAGGTGCTAAAAAAATTAGAAAAAGTAAATATTTTAGGAACTTCACCAATGCAGGCAATGAATATTTTATATGAACTACAGCAAGAGCTTATTAACGCCAAAAAATAA